In a genomic window of Thalassotalea piscium:
- a CDS encoding 1-acyl-sn-glycerol-3-phosphate acyltransferase, with amino-acid sequence MFEDIRPYRDHEVVDVLQKLANEPELINAITTFLVPKLSKRFPSLTRKVVHWSLKKKIKHWHTVDDIQRHVAKYLHKLVENSTKGFSFSGVENFDLNKPTLFISNHRDIVLDVALVNWALFKCNANTVEAAVGDNLLHKTWVADLMRINKSFIVKRSEKTKREMLTASKKLSAYIHHSLTNNQQNIWIAQREGRAKDGLDKTNAALISMLLLNKDKAMAISDYLAQLNIVPVSISYEFDPCDHDKAIELAQTETSGAYQKTDDEDLKSITQGIIGQKGRVHIAFGHPVLGDFTSSKAIAEEIDRQIITNYKLYESNESAYQVLHSSNQENELIPQLIERVKDLSEVQKRWLLTMYANPVFAKKALSPES; translated from the coding sequence GAGCTTATTAACGCTATAACAACGTTTTTAGTGCCCAAATTAAGTAAGCGTTTTCCTTCATTAACACGTAAAGTTGTTCACTGGTCTCTGAAAAAGAAAATAAAACATTGGCACACAGTTGACGACATACAACGCCATGTTGCCAAGTACCTACACAAACTTGTTGAAAACAGTACTAAAGGGTTTTCTTTTAGTGGTGTAGAAAACTTTGACTTAAATAAACCAACGTTATTTATTAGTAATCATCGAGATATTGTTTTAGATGTTGCTTTAGTAAATTGGGCGTTATTTAAATGTAATGCTAACACTGTTGAAGCGGCAGTGGGTGATAACCTATTACATAAAACTTGGGTGGCAGACCTAATGCGCATCAACAAAAGTTTTATTGTTAAGCGCAGTGAAAAAACTAAACGTGAAATGCTTACTGCTTCCAAAAAACTCTCAGCCTATATTCACCATAGCCTAACCAATAACCAACAAAACATTTGGATCGCACAGCGAGAAGGAAGAGCCAAAGACGGCTTAGACAAAACGAACGCAGCGCTTATCTCTATGCTGTTATTAAATAAAGATAAGGCCATGGCTATTAGTGATTATTTAGCACAATTAAATATAGTACCTGTGTCTATTTCATATGAGTTTGACCCTTGTGATCATGACAAAGCGATTGAATTAGCTCAAACTGAAACCAGTGGTGCTTATCAAAAAACAGATGATGAAGATCTTAAAAGCATTACCCAAGGCATTATTGGCCAAAAAGGTCGAGTACATATTGCATTTGGACATCCTGTTCTTGGTGATTTTACTAGCAGTAAAGCCATTGCTGAAGAAATTGACAGACAAATTATTACTAACTATAAACTTTATGAAAGTAATGAGTCTGCATATCAAGTATTGCACAGTAGTAACCAAGAAAATGAGCTTATACCGCAGTTAATTGAACGCGTTAAAGATTTAAGCGAAGTTCAAAAGCGTTGGTTGCTAACTATGTACGCCAACCCTGTATTTGCCAAAAAAGCACTCAGTCCTGAAAGCTAA
- a CDS encoding transposase translates to MTQARSKQVSLEDTRYYHLISRCVRRAYLCGEDTHTNQSFEHRRQWMVNRIRFLTSVFAIDVAAYAVMSNHYHLVVYVDENEALAWSDEEVCQRWQQLYHSHPLVERLQKGQCSCQAEIDKAQEIIKQWRSRLSDLSWLMRNLNEYIARKANNEDNCKGRFWEGRFKSQALLDEKAVLACMAYVDLNPIRAKMADTVQTAQYTSIFERIHDKASDVDNKETLPFTAKPLLGFIGNEHKSSPKGIAFSLLDYLTLVEETGKIIREDKRGKINEKFCPLLTALGIDSDDWLMLAEHFGKKYHQAVGSLAELNTFAAHTGRRWVGGHRQQALIFH, encoded by the coding sequence ATGACTCAAGCACGTAGTAAGCAAGTATCCCTTGAAGATACTCGTTATTATCACTTAATCTCTCGCTGTGTACGTCGAGCTTATTTATGTGGCGAAGATACTCACACTAATCAAAGCTTTGAACACCGCAGACAATGGATGGTTAACCGCATTCGATTTTTAACGTCTGTTTTTGCTATTGATGTAGCGGCTTATGCCGTTATGTCGAACCATTATCATCTTGTTGTGTATGTTGATGAAAATGAAGCTCTGGCTTGGAGTGACGAAGAGGTTTGTCAGCGCTGGCAGCAGCTTTATCATAGCCACCCATTAGTTGAGCGATTACAAAAAGGGCAATGTAGCTGCCAAGCTGAAATTGATAAAGCCCAAGAGATTATCAAGCAATGGCGAAGCCGTCTAAGTGATTTATCTTGGCTAATGCGTAACCTTAATGAGTATATTGCCCGCAAAGCTAATAATGAAGATAACTGCAAAGGCAGATTCTGGGAAGGGCGGTTTAAATCACAAGCGCTGCTTGATGAAAAAGCCGTACTTGCTTGCATGGCCTATGTGGACTTAAATCCGATAAGAGCGAAAATGGCAGATACGGTACAAACAGCACAATATACCTCTATTTTTGAACGTATTCATGACAAAGCCAGCGATGTTGATAATAAAGAGACCTTGCCATTTACTGCTAAACCTTTGCTAGGCTTTATTGGTAACGAGCATAAAAGCTCACCTAAAGGAATAGCGTTCTCCTTGCTTGATTATTTAACGCTAGTAGAAGAAACAGGAAAAATTATCAGAGAAGATAAGCGCGGTAAGATTAATGAAAAATTTTGCCCATTGTTAACGGCTTTAGGTATCGATAGTGACGATTGGTTAATGCTTGCCGAGCATTTTGGTAAAAAATATCATCAAGCAGTTGGCTCGCTAGCAGAGCTTAATACTTTTGCTGCCCACACAGGTAGGCGATGGGTGGGTGGACATCGACAGCAAGCGTTAATATTCCACTGA